Within Leptospira noumeaensis, the genomic segment TCCTGTCGCACAAAATTTACAATTGAGAGTGCAACCAATTTGAGATGAGATACAGATGGTTTTTCTTCCCCCATCACCGGAAGGAATCCAAACTGCCTCGATCTCTTTGTTTTCACCTACATAAAAAGTAAATTTACGAGTTCCATCTTCTTTGGAAGCCAAGTCGCGACCAATTTCAATTTCAGGGTATAAAGTATGTTGTTTTAATTTTTCACGAACTTCTTTGGACAAGGTGGTGAATTGGTCTAGGTTCGTGTAACGACTCTTATAGATGCCTGTGTATATCTGTGCCGCCCGGTATTTTTCCAGGCCTAAGGAAACACAAATTTCTTCTAGTTCTTTTTTGGTTTTCCCTTTGAGAACCGGTATTTCCTCTTTCATTTGTTTGGAATTTCCACCTTTAGCCAATCTTTTCGTTGCCCCCTCTAGGGACAAGGATTTACGGCGATTCATTCAGTCTTACTCTGGAATCTGTTTGGAACAAGTCTAAAATAAAATTCTAGAACGAATCTTTTCGTAAATCGGTGCTTCCAAATGGACATTGACTTACATACAGTGATTCAAAAGCCTAGTATCTAGTGAGGGAAAAATACGAATGAATAGCGACGCCTTTATGGAATATGCCTTTATCGTCATGGTCGCACTGATAGGAATCGAAATCTTTGTTTCCTACATCAAAGGAAAACAATACTACCGATTGAATGTTCTCATTGCCGATGTGAGTACAGGTGTCATATTTGCACTTATCGGAGTTGTCATCCTTCTCGGTGCTTTGTATGTATATGACAAAATCGAAACAAACTTTTCGCTCTCGGCCTTAGGTTACCATTTTTTTCCTTTGGAAAGTCCGTTCCAATTCTCTCCTAGTTTTTCTGTGAACTGGCAGGCGCTAGGAGCTTGGACATTTGCTGTAGTTTTTGCTGATTTTGTTTATTACTGGTTTCATAGACATTGCCATGAAATCAATTTATTCTGGGCGACACATGTCACTCACCACTCCACTCAAGAAATGAACTTATCTGTTGCTTTCCGTGGAAATGGATTACAAAGAATATTCGAATATATTTACTTTCTTTCTATGGCACTCCTTGGAATTCCTTGGGCTATGTTTTTACTCAGCCATAGAATTCTGAAAGTTTACCAATTTGTGGTTCACACACGTTTTATCGGTAAACTTGGATTTTTAGAACAGTTTATGGTGACACCTTCCAACCACAGAGTCCACCATGGAATCCAAGATAAATACATCGACCGTAACCATGGTGGAATTTTTATCATTTGGGATCGTATGTTTGGATCCTTTGAATGGGAAACAGAAGAACCTATCTACGGTTTAACGAAACCCGTGAATTCTTTTAACCCCATCACCGTGAACATGCATGTGTTCAAAGATATATTCTTTCAGGTTTGGAAATGTAAATCCGTTGGTGATGTTTTTAAAACGATTTTTGGGCCCCCAGGTTGGAAACCAACTTACCTCATCACGGAAGCAGACAAAGCACCGGAACCAACAAAGGTTCAAAAATACGATCCAAAACCACCTATGGGTGTGATGATTTATGTGGCACTCCAGGCGGCAGTTCTTATGGCTGTGGGTCTTGTGATTTGGAAAGTTGCAAAAATCAATTTAGAACAGGATATGACAACTCTTGGAATTTTATCTGCTGTGATTATCTTTAGTTTGTTTTCGATTGATCGAACCATGGAAATGAAACGATGGTCAAGAAGGACAGAAGTGGTACGAAACGTACTTTTTATCTTAGCTTTTGTTGCGGCACTAGTTTATTCCAATATTCCTAATATTGAAATTTTTGCCATCCCACTCATTGGCCTCTCGTTTGTTTCGCTTGTATGGATTGTCATCAAACGAAAGACCTTCTTTGATTTAAGTAATATTTCTAATACTTGGTATTAGTTTTTAGATTTAATTTCTTTAAGAACGGACTCTGAAGGGAACAACTTGTTCGACTTCAGGAGTTCGTCTCCTAAATTTAAAAATGCCTTTGTTTTATCCCCATGTTTTTTACATAAATTGATATCTCTGTAACAAAGACCTAAATCCACAAACGGGGGCTTAATGGTTTTGGTTTCCCCTTGCCCTCCGGATACAGACTGGTAATACAAAAAATCATCTTCTATCCATCCAAAGATATTTCCATAAGCAAAATAGGCAGATGTTCCTTTTACTTTTCGTAAGTCACGACCCATCACACTAAAATAAACTTCCCTTTCCATAAATCCGAGGATGGTAGGAATCAAATCCAGTTGTGAGGTGATGTCTTCTCTAAGTTCCGGTTTGATTTTTCCAGGAGCATAAATTAAGAGCGGAACATTACGATCTTCATAGTAGTTTAGAAACCGGTGGTGGCTATGGTCAGAAACAAAAAAGAAAACAGTATCTTTAAAATACGTAGACTTTGCTGCTTTTTCCATATATTCGTTCAATGCAAAATCTGCATAATGAAGGACATTTAAGTATTCACTGTCTTGTGTGGTGGATTCAAACAAACGATACTTTTCATCGGGAACTTTGTACGGGTAATGTGTGGTTCCTGTATGAATCACAGAGACAATTGGTTTTTCAGGTTTTACATTGAGGAGTCTCTTGTGCATGGCATCGAGAGATGCTTCATCTAAATAACTCCAAGGCCCTGTTTTGTATTCGGGATTTTTTTCTAATTCAGTTTTTCCAACGAGAGTATCAAACCCCCAGTGGTACATGATACTTCCCTTATTGTTAAAACTCAGATCCGTTCCGGTTACAAACAAAGTTTCATATCCGATGGTTTTTGCAATATTCCCAAGACCAGAAAAACGATTGAGGATTTGCGGTGTGCGAACGGCTGTTAGGCCTGGTCTATCGGGAATCCCTCCCATCAGCGCCATAAGACCGTTTGTAGTCCTTCCGCCACTTGCAAAAAAGTTTTTAAAAAACATTCCTTTTCGGATGAGTTGATTGAAGTATGGTGTGACCACCTTCCCCTCTACCTTACCCGTTCCAATGATATCAATGTATTTGCCAGTCCAACCTTCTAAAACAATCACCACAATATGTGGCAAAGGTTTATTTGATATAACGGTTGTTTTCCGAAGAAGTGGGTATTCTTCGCTGACAAAGGTAGCTCCCGAATAGGCCACTTCTTTTTGTGTGATGGCACTAGATTCGCTCAGATTCATATAGTGGCGGTCATCCACTTTAGTCATCTTTAAGTCTGTGATGACCGTAAAACCTGGATTCAAAACCAAATCATTGATAATGGTTTCTTTGGTGATGATGGCGTCACTTGTCCTTAGTGGGCTCGTTTGGATTCCCCCACGGATTCCCAACACAAGAAGTGCGAGCACAACTAGGAATTGGAGACCAGCCCATTTGTAATGTAAGTTTACATGGGAATACGGAAACTTGGATTGGATTTTATAAATTCCGAAACCAATTCCACCAATCACAAGAATTCCAAGTAAAAACAAAAATGGATTTTGAGAAAAGGCAGATCCCACAAGTGGTAACATCTCAAAACCGAGATAAGCAAAAGCCTCGTATCCTAAATGTTTGTTTCCATTTTCATAATAGATCAAATCCGCAATGAGAAGAAATAACAATAGAATGATAAAAACTACAGGTAAGGTGCGCCACACTGCCCGATAGATTTTATTTCGGTTTAAAAAATGCAAACTCGCATACAATAAACTGAACCCAAGTAACACACATAAGACGGAAATATCGAATCGGAATCCCTTCAGAAAAGCCTTTAACAAAATCAGAACTGATTTGTCTTGGATCCGATAGGAATACATGGTAAAAAAAACGGCACGGTAAACGGTAAGAAAAACGATTCCAAGACCCGCAAGGAGTAAGTGGAACCGAATGTAAAAAGGCAATTTTGAAAATAGTTTTTTCATAGATGAAATTTAAGAAACTTCCATAAGGCTAAAAAAGTGTGAAAGGCTGGTAAACGAATCCAATCGATTATGGTTTTACCATTTTATAAATGGTTCCCGATTGGTAGTCTGCGAGAAAGATTTCACCCTCATTGTCACGACCAAACGTAGGAATGAGTAAGTTCCATTTTCCAAGGGCTGTCGTTTCCGTTACCTTGGTATTCTCTCCTGGTTTTGGAACAGGAATGGCCCAAATTTTTCCTTGGATAAAATCACCAAACACATACATTCCCTTTAACGCAGGAATCGCAGAACCAGTATAAACATACCCACCAGTAATGGATTGTCCTTCCTCTCTACCATATTCATAAAAAGGAGGTTCGTAAAGAGCGGTATTACATCCGTCGGTAAAACAATGAAAACCTTCGGTTTGGTTCCAACCATAGTTTTTACCAGAAAGAATGATATCTACTTCTTCGTAAGCATCTTGCCCTACATCCGCGACTAGCAAACGTCCGTCAGGTGAAAAACTCATCCTCCAAGGGTTACGAATTCCGTAAGCAAAGGTTTCTGGTGCATAACCCGCTTTTCCAACAAAAGGATTGTCGGAAGGAATGGAATATGGTTTTTTCGATTGGAAGTCAGGTGTTGGACTAATTCTTAAAATAGAACCAAGTAAGGTATTTGGGTTTTGTCCGTTGTTTTTAGGATCGGCTCTCCATCCCCCATCTCCAAGCCCTATGTACAAATGTCCATCGAGTCCAAAGGCCAATTGTCCCCCATTGTGGTTAGGATAAGGCTGCTCTACTTGCAATAACACTCGTTCGTTTACAAGTTTCATTGATTCGTAGTTAGTTGGATTTTCTACTACCCATTCGGAAACGATGGTAACATCTTTATTTGCAGCAGATTTTACATAATTGGTATATAACTTTGGTTGTTTGGGAAATTGTGGGTGGAAAGCCAAACCAAGAAGTCCTTCTTCACTATCCGTAATCACATTAAATTTTGCCAAAACACGACTTATCTTTTTTTCCCTGTGGAAAAGAATCATATTTCCTGTTTTTTCAAGAGCAAATAAAAAGGGGCTGTCCCCTGGCGGAAACTGGATGTCAGTTGGCTCCTTTACTTTCACCACTTCCTGCAAAGCGATTGCCACTTGTTTTCGATTGGCATCGACACCAATAAAAAGTGGTTTGGATCCGAGGACTTGGCCATCGGTTTCATACTTTTTATTGTAATTTTTTAAAATGCTACGACCTATATCATCACAAGAGACTGACAAAGTTAAAAAGGAAAATAAAACAAAGATTTGGATTTTCATCATACTTAAGGTTCCCCACATAAGATAATTGGCTTGGATTTCTCACCGCAATCAAAAAACTTAAACGCATCTATGAAACTCTTTCGAATCCTTTGTATTCCGATTTTCCTCTATTTCGCCTATTTGCAATTGAATGACCCAGACCCCTACCTTTGGTTCCCGCTATATGCAATAGTGGCCGCCATAGCCCTTTTGAGTCTATTTCGAAAGGTTCCAAAGTTTGTGGGATGGATTCTGATTCCTATTTATCTAATTCTGGCAGGGTATTATTTTGCCCACACTCCGTACTTTGGAATGGAAGTGGAAGAAGTCAGAGAATTTTTAGGACTTTTGATTGCCAGTGCGGCGATTGCTTTTCTTGTCTTTAAAAAATAAAAAGTTCGAATTGCCGAAGATTATTTTTCGGCAATCACCTTTCCATCTTCCAAAATCATTTTGATGAGTTTTGTCATCTCAACTGAATATTCAACATCCAAATGTTTGGTGACACCTTCACAAAATCCATTGATGATGAGTAACTTCGCATCATCTTCACTCATCCCTCGCGATTGCAGGTAAAAGAGTTGGTCGTCATCAATTTTAGAGACAGTGGCTTCGTAGTTTAAAGTTCCCTCTTCTCCTGATACATCATTGTAAGGATACGCATGGGACTGGGAGCGGTTGTCCATCATCAGTCCATCACATTTGATATGGCTGTAAGATCCTTTGCTAGATGGTTCAAATTTCACTAAACCACGGTAGGAATTGATTCCACCATCGAGGGCCACACCTTTTGCCAAAATATTGGAACGAGTGTTTTTTCCCACATGGATGATCCTTGCTCCCGTATCTTGCACTTGCCCACTTCCGGCAAAAGCCAAAGACAAAACATCACCCGTAGAATGATCCCCTTGTAAAATGATCCCTGGGTATTTGATGGTATTGGCTCCAATATTACAATCGGTCCAAGTGATATGAGCGGCTTCTTCGCAGATCCCTCGTTTCACTGTCCAATTGTACATATTCTTTTTCCAGTTTTGGATGGTGGTATAAAAGATTTTAGAATTCTTTTTGGCTACGAGTTCGACAACAGCGGTATGAAAATTGGTTCCTTTGTCTTGGACAGAAGTACAACCTTCGCTGTATTCCAAATGTGCACCCTCATCTGCGATGAGAAGTGTACGTTCATATTGTCCGGAACTAGCAGCTGTTACCTTAAAGTAAGCTTGGAGAGGCATAGGAGTTTTGACTCCCTTTGGGATGTAGGCAAAAGATCCACCGCTAAATACAGCGGAGTTCAGTGCTGAAAATTTATTATCACCAATGGTAACAACAGTTCCCAGATACTCACGAACGAGTTCGGGGTATTCTTTGATTGCCGTATCGATGTCACAAAAGATAATCCCAAGGTCAGTCAGTTCCTTTTTGACATTAGCATAAATGGTTTCGGAATCGTTCATGGTTTCGATTCCAGCCAGGTATTTCCTTTCGTGTTCAGGAATTCCTAATTTTTCAAAACTACGCAGGATTTCTGGATCCACTTCGTCCCAAGATTTTTTCTTTTTTTGATTGGAACCTACGTAATGCACATAGTCATCGATATTGATATGAAATTGCGGAATAAATCCCCAAGCCGGCATCGGTTTCTGTTCATAAACTTCAAAAGCCTTTAAACGAAATTCTGCAAGCCAACTTGGTTCATTTTTAATATGGGAAATGGATTCAACAACTTTACGAGTGAGTCCCTTTGGAAAATTATCAGGTTTATAAAATTCAAAAGAAACCTTGTCTAAGTCGGCTGTTGATTCCATTTTTTTCCCCTTCTCTACTTGGAGAGAATCCTAAATTAATTTACAGAAGCGAAGTAAGCTTTGGATCCAGTAGGATCTGCTTTCATCGTTTTCTTTCCTTCGTCCCAGTTTGCAGGGCAAACTTCACCGTGTTTTTCCACAAATTGGAAAGCTCTGATGAGGCGAAGAGCTTCTTCAATGTTACGTCCTACTGGTAGGTCGTTAACAGTTGCTTGGCGAATGATTCCCGCTGGATCAATGATGAAAGTTCCGCGAAGAGCGACACCTGCATCAGGGCCAGACTCGATCAGAACTCCAAAAGATTTTGCAATTTCTTTTGTTTTGTCAGCGATGAGTGGGTATTTGATCTCACCAATACCACCTTCTTTTCGGGCTGTTTTTTTCCAAGCTAAGTGCGAAAATTCGCTATCAACGGAAACTCCCAAAACTTCGGCTCCAATCTTTTTAAAATCTTCGAGTTTTGCATCGTATTCAATAATTTCTGTCGGACAAACAAATGTAAAATCGAGCGGATAGAAAAACAGAACCACCCATTTTCCTTTGTAATCTGACAATTTGATTTCTTTAAAACTGTCCCCGATCACAGCGGTTGCTTTAAAATCTGGGGCATGTGATGTCACTTGTGGCATAAAGTCACTCCTTAGAATTATTCTAAGTACAGATATTAGATTCTGTCTAGATGTTTTTGGGTCAGGGACAGGTTTTCCAATGACCATTCTTCCTTTGCGATCGATTCAAGAAAGCGACGGTCATGACTGACTACTACCAAAGCAACACCAAGTGACTGAAGGGAACTCTCTAGCGCCTCCAAAGATTTTATATCCAAATGGTTTGTTGGTTCGTCTAAGAGGAGGATTTCAACTTGTGAATCCAAATGGAGGGAAAGAAATATTTTTTTCATTTCCCCCGGACTGAAAACTTCTGATTCAAAAACACGTTTCGGATCACTCCCCAATTTGTGAACTCCCGAAAGGATTTTTGCTTTTTCCTCCGAAGAACAACTTTGAAATGCATATTGTAATTCAGTGATTTCTTTTTTAGAAAACTCTTGGGGCAAATACAAGGAACGAATTTGTTTTTCTTTTAATTCGTTTGCGAGAAATTGCAAAAAGGTTGATTTCCCCGATCCATTTTTTCCAGTAATCGCAATTTTCGAATCAGGTTGGATTTGGAGATTCGAATCTAGTCGTAAATTCATAAACCCAAAATCTAAATGATCTTCTTCCCATAAAAACAAATGTTTCCTTCTGGAAATTTCTGTTTTCCAAACAATTCCTAAATTTTCTTTTTCAGGAAGTTTAGCAAAAATTTCTTTTTCCTTTCTTTCGGAATGTTCCATTCTTTTATCTAACTGCTGTTTGAGCCTCCCCGCTTGGCCATCTTTACCGGTAACCCTTGCTAAGTTTTTTTTATGCCGACCATCATGGTCATGGAGATCGAGTCCCTTCTTGGATCTATGTTTGTGTGAAAGACTTGCTTCTTCTCTTCTCCGTTTGAGTTCCGCATCCAGTTTTTTCCTTTCACTACGCGCAATTTCCCAATCATGGATTCGCTCCAGCGCCTCTCTCTCCATCTCCCTTTTGCCTTCTGAATAATTTCCTGGCCGTTCGGAATAAAAGTTTTTTTCGAGGAATACACAATGGGTGACAAGATCATCTAACAATGACCTATCGTGACTGATTAAAATTCCTATCCCTTGAAACTGAGAAAGGGCAGCGCGAATGATGAGGATACTATCCAAATCTAAATGATTGGTAGGTTCATCCAGAATCAAAACACCAGGAGATTCGGAAAGGGCCATAGCAAGGATGACCCTTCTTTTTTCCCCAAAACTTAAAAACTCATAGTCCTCAGGTGAATCCAAAGAAACTTTCAAAAGATTTTTATAACGACCCGATTCTTTAGAATCATCATATAAAAAATCCTCTAACGATTCTTTTGGAACTTCATTACTTTGCGAAACATAACGTACGAAGTCATTTCCTTGGATGGTTCCAGTATGTGGTTCCATTTCCCCTGCAATGAGTTTTGCTAAAGTGGATTTTCCCGTTCCATTTTTGCCGACAATGCCAGTCCATCCCGGACCAAACGCGAGGTTTAAGTTCTGGAATAAAAACTCTGACTGCGATTCGTAATTAAAATTTAGATTTTGAATGGTGATATGATAGGACATACGACAAGCTCCTGTTTTTCCAAATAGGGAATAGGTAAGCATGTCTCGTCCTAAAGAGATTAGGAGAAGTGTGGATTTAGTATTTTATTTTGCTTACCTATTTGATTTAAGCCGCAATCTCATCGGATCATACCTCGTTTATGAATGTTAGACTGAATGAAGTCGGAAAAGTTGTCAAGAGTTAGTTTCCCTTGGCCATTAAGAATTTTTCCATAAACTCTGTAATGTCTCGGATGTTTCTGTTGATCATCTTACGTAGCTCCGGCGGGATGTTTTGTGATTTGATGACTCGGTAGTAGTTCAATGCATTTTTCAACATCTTCCTGCGAGCAAACTCTTGGGCTTTCATTAACATCGGTTTGTATTTATAATATGAATATTCCATAATAGAATAATTCTTTGAAAGACGAAATGCATGGGGGATCTTTCCAAAATCGTAAGTAAGAGTTAAAAATGGTGCGTCATCGGCTTCGGGAGGTTTTAGTTCTAAAACCCCATGGATGATTTTTTCTGGTTCATCTTCTGTGGCTTTTTCAGCCATTTCATCCAGAGGGACGGGAGATTCTTCATCCGCAATCTCACCCAAGTTTCCATCTACGATTTCTATCTCAGGAGCTTCCGCATCTTCAAAAGATGGTTCTTCCCCCGGTAACCCAGCTTCTTCTCTTTGTTTTCGATCCCGAAAAACTTCATCAGCGTCAGGAAGACCAATCCTTAAATCTTCACTGGTTAACGGCCGATTGGTGAGTTCCACCTGGATCGGTAAATCTGTTTCAATGATGGTTTCTGATTTGTTTGGATCTTTTGCCTCTGGTAAGTCAGATTTCGGAGAAATTAACTTTTCGGTTTTAGGATCAATCGGATCAGGAAGTTCTAACTCTTTACGAAGAGAATCTGTTGTGGATTCAAACCAATCGGGTTCTCCGCCTTTTTCAGAAGGATGGAGAGCTGGTTCTTTATCATCCCTACGTAAATCATTAGCATCAGGAAGACCAATGGGTTCCAGATCCCAAGCCTCTGGAAGTTTTAAACCTTGGTTCTCTGGAAAATAAGGTTTGAGTAAATCATTGAGAGAGGATTCATCTCCTCTTGCTTCCAGTTCCTTTGCTTTTTTTTCTATTTTCTTTAAGGCTTGGTTTTTTAAAAAATCTTCCCTTTCTTTGAACCGGTCTCGTTTCCTTCTATCATCTCCTGACCTTCTATCTTTTCTTCCCGCAATGTTTGTCCTGCGATCGGCATTTTTTCTCCGTTCGTCACCACTACGTCTATCGACAAGAGGAAGGTCTTTGAATTGTTTCCAATCATTAGAGAAAAATGTATCTTCCGGAAGATCTAGTTCTGAAACATCTTTTTTAGAAATTTGATCAGCTAGCGACTCTAAGTCGATAGGTTGTTTTGGAGTTTCAGGATCTTTAGATACTCCCGCCATATCTGGCGGAACATAAAATGGTCCCACAATCCCAGAACCTGGAGGTGCCATAGGAAAACCTGGTGCCCCACCTGCTAGTCCACCAGTCGTCAAACCCTGGTTTAACGATTGCAAGAGTTGGTCTTGGTTTTGAATTGCTTTTGGATCAATTCCGGGACCACCCGGAGAAGATTGCAAAAATTGATACACAATCGGATGAACCAATTGGTTTCCACCTGCGACTGTTTGGTTCACTTGTGGAGAAGATATCGAATTCTCTGAACCCCGATTCTCAGAAGGCCTAGGTTTTTCTGTAACACCTGGTGGGAGCGGTGGTGGAGGTAATTCGGAAGTTGTTTGAGGAATCGATTGTGGCGTTTGTGGAAAATTAGGTGGTGGACTACTCTGTGCGAATTGAATGGCACGAGCAATGGACTCAGCAAATAGTTCGGATACTTCTTTTAAAGCACCTACCAGATCACTTAAATCTTTTTCAGGTGTTGGAATTCCAGATTTCAGTTCTCTTTTTTTCTTTTTATCTTTTGGATCAGATTCTGATTTTAACGGATCACCCTTACCAGGTTCTCCCCCTTTAGGTGTTTGTGGATTGTCTTCTAAAAACTCTTCTAGATCCTGAATGTTTTTCTTTATTTTTTCTTTGATTTCGGGATCAGGAATTCTATGCCCCGTTCGTTCAAAGATTTCAATCGCTTCTTCCACTTGTTCTGCTTCGACAAGGGCTTCTGCATTGAGAAGTGGCCTTCTATGAAAACTGTATTTTGAATTTTTAGAGATTATGTCATCAGCGGAAAAACTAATGTCAGGAGATTCTCTTCTTGGTCTATCTCCAGTTTCAGGGGTGTCTGGTGTTTCTTCTCCAAAATCACCTAACGGAAGATCACTGAGACTTTTGGGAGATTTTTGTTTATCACGTCTGTTTCGTCCAGGCTTAGCCGCATTACCCTTATCTCCACCAACTCCTAGTTCGTCGGTGAAATCATCCTCGGATTCAAATTCAGGTAATCTTTCCGACAATGGTTTTGGTTTGGATTTAGGTTCCTTAGGATCGGTTTGGAAATTTAATTCCTGCCCACGCCCCCCACGAGAAGGCCTTTCCGTATTGGAAGATCGTGAGTTTGGCTGCCTTGGTTCTTCCTCCCTGGAAGATTCTCTCTGCTGTTTTCGCCTTTTTTGTCTCGGACTTAAATTCTCTTCAGACCTACCTCCCCCCTCGCTCCGAGCGATATCATCGAGATCGGCACCTGTGCCAGAAAGACCGAGTAACATCATGAGGGTGGTTAACATATAAGGGTTCTATTCTTTATTTTCGAGGTTTTGTATGTATGAACTTAAAGCAAAATCCAAGAATATTCGATTTCCTAGCATTTTACGAGGCTTTTTAAGCCAAACTGACCGCAAGTTCTTTTTCTGCTTGACATAAGAGAAATTCTTGCGTTCCATGGTGGCATGAAATCCGTTGCGAAAAAAAATCTCAGCTTTGCCTCCTCACCGGACAATGCAGACGGGTTGCAGTTAAAAATCACCTTCGACGAAGACACAAAAACTGCCTTTGGTGATTACACCTGCCCCGAAAAATACCAGGGTTTACCGGATCAAATCCACCCAGGAATTATCTCTACCATCTTAGATGAAATCATGGTTAAGATCAACGAAGCGATGAATTTTGAAACCACTACGGGTGAACTTACCATTCGTTTTTTACAACCAGCAAAAGTAAATGAACCACTTCACTTACGTGGATGGTTTGTGAAAAAGAATAAAAAAATCATAGAAAACCGTGCTGAAATAGAAAATGAGATCGGCAAAATAGTGGCCCGCGGAAAAGGTAAATATATCGAAGCTGAAGACTGATTATGCCGATGTGGTGGAATTGGTAGACGCAGTGGATTCAAAATCCACCGATGGTAACATCATGCCGGTTCGATTCCGGCCATCGGTACCAACAGTAATTTAGTTCGAATACTTCTCGCAAGCCCTCAGATAAAAATCTTCTTCGATTCTGTCTATGGCTTGTAAGATGAGGTTTATTTCATCAGTCTTCATCTCATCAAAGATCTCTCTCCCCTCTTTTAAAATTGTTACTCCAAGAGAAATTCCTTTTCGATCGGCCTCTGTATAAAGACCTCCCTTTGATTCCATCTTCACCAGTATATCTTCCATGATCAAAATGATCTTTCGAATGAGTTCTGCATCTGAAAACACTTTGAAAAGTCCACCAATGTCTTTGCGAAAGGCATCGGCTTTCTTTTTTTCTACTTTGGCAATGAGTGTTTCCATAGCAAATTCTGAATTAAGAAGTCCCATTTGATTTTCCTGGCGATCCAGTTCCATCACCAGTTCCTCTTCAAACTGGTGGGCCGTTACATAAGATTGAAGTGCAGCAAGTCCGGCTCTCAGTGCCATAGGAAAGTGTTTTCCAAATCGAAAAATAGACAATGCTAAGTTCCCAAGAATCCCCCAAATTTTTGTGGGATGGTTTACAAACCCGGATAACGCGTCAAAGGCGGCATCCAGTTCCTTTCTTTTGGAATATTCTGGATAAAGGTATTCCAAAAAAAAATAAA encodes:
- a CDS encoding ATP-binding cassette domain-containing protein; the protein is MSYHITIQNLNFNYESQSEFLFQNLNLAFGPGWTGIVGKNGTGKSTLAKLIAGEMEPHTGTIQGNDFVRYVSQSNEVPKESLEDFLYDDSKESGRYKNLLKVSLDSPEDYEFLSFGEKRRVILAMALSESPGVLILDEPTNHLDLDSILIIRAALSQFQGIGILISHDRSLLDDLVTHCVFLEKNFYSERPGNYSEGKREMEREALERIHDWEIARSERKKLDAELKRRREEASLSHKHRSKKGLDLHDHDGRHKKNLARVTGKDGQAGRLKQQLDKRMEHSERKEKEIFAKLPEKENLGIVWKTEISRRKHLFLWEEDHLDFGFMNLRLDSNLQIQPDSKIAITGKNGSGKSTFLQFLANELKEKQIRSLYLPQEFSKKEITELQYAFQSCSSEEKAKILSGVHKLGSDPKRVFESEVFSPGEMKKIFLSLHLDSQVEILLLDEPTNHLDIKSLEALESSLQSLGVALVVVSHDRRFLESIAKEEWSLENLSLTQKHLDRI
- a CDS encoding PaaI family thioesterase; the encoded protein is MKSVAKKNLSFASSPDNADGLQLKITFDEDTKTAFGDYTCPEKYQGLPDQIHPGIISTILDEIMVKINEAMNFETTTGELTIRFLQPAKVNEPLHLRGWFVKKNKKIIENRAEIENEIGKIVARGKGKYIEAED